One window of the Leptolyngbya iicbica LK genome contains the following:
- a CDS encoding DUF928 domain-containing protein, which yields MNHLPALRSLLCLGGTVSFLIGGNYGAIAQPETEFDPSGSPGRPSGPVLPGGAATELRVYRPPSDLKNPREDHTGGGVLGCGDEVAAIAPRLNSIGLTASTTPTFVWYNFSDDNDPIEFQLYRYEPDGSFTEIEIAQFDESQQGFMAYTLPPEAALTEGETYLWQVVLYCDSAFEQPGQYTSADIEVVELPPELASNLPTDAVERSRAYAQAGLWYDAFAEVYDAQTPEAMALREALLLDLADLEAQMDGAANVNLSEQLREIADF from the coding sequence ATGAACCATCTACCGGCGCTTCGCTCTCTGCTTTGTCTAGGCGGCACTGTCAGTTTTCTCATTGGCGGCAACTACGGGGCCATTGCCCAGCCAGAGACAGAATTTGACCCTTCGGGCTCACCAGGGCGGCCCAGCGGTCCAGTGTTGCCGGGGGGCGCAGCTACAGAGCTCCGGGTCTATCGTCCTCCTTCAGATCTCAAAAATCCGCGTGAAGACCATACGGGCGGCGGTGTGCTCGGGTGCGGCGATGAAGTGGCCGCGATCGCGCCTCGACTCAACTCGATTGGCCTAACGGCCTCAACCACCCCTACTTTTGTTTGGTATAACTTCAGCGACGACAACGATCCCATTGAGTTTCAACTCTATCGCTACGAACCCGATGGCTCATTCACTGAGATAGAGATCGCCCAGTTTGATGAGAGCCAGCAGGGCTTTATGGCCTACACGCTACCGCCTGAGGCGGCGCTGACTGAGGGTGAAACCTACCTCTGGCAAGTGGTTCTTTACTGCGACTCGGCTTTTGAGCAACCCGGACAATATACGTCGGCTGACATCGAGGTGGTTGAGTTGCCCCCCGAACTAGCCTCCAACTTGCCTACTGATGCCGTTGAGCGATCGCGAGCCTATGCGCAAGCTGGGCTCTGGTACGACGCCTTTGCCGAGGTCTATGATGCCCAGACCCCAGAAGCGATGGCCCTGCGTGAAGCTCTTTTGCTTGATCTCGCCGATCTAGAAGCACAAATGGATGGTGCAGCAAACGTTAACCTCAGTGAGCAACTACGAGAAATTGCAGACTTTTAG
- a CDS encoding tryptophan-rich sensory protein: MDASNSPNKSGWVLAVATPIAIIGTLAINTLSNFYPPGGQNVGEIANTTLSGVLITPANYAFAIWGVIYLGLIAYGVYQIKPARQGDPIIRPVDWLLIIACVAQIIWIFLFTLQYFTWSILAMLGILLPLMGAYGVLRMDRVDRKRRWFAVYPFSTYLAWISVATIINVASALYDAGWQGGGLSGELWTVIMILVSAVIGLIVIFTQQDIPFMLVYVWAYIAIAARHTDTPAISSMAYLATFILVATLILVRLRLPRRLKTD, from the coding sequence ATGGATGCGTCCAATTCACCCAATAAGTCGGGCTGGGTATTAGCCGTTGCTACCCCCATTGCCATCATCGGCACCCTCGCCATCAACACCCTGTCGAACTTTTACCCGCCGGGTGGGCAAAATGTCGGCGAAATCGCCAACACGACCTTGTCAGGCGTGCTGATCACCCCCGCTAACTACGCCTTTGCCATTTGGGGGGTGATTTATCTCGGGTTGATTGCCTATGGGGTTTATCAGATCAAACCGGCACGGCAGGGTGATCCGATTATTCGCCCGGTGGATTGGCTGCTGATTATCGCTTGCGTGGCGCAAATCATCTGGATCTTTCTGTTCACGCTGCAATATTTCACCTGGTCCATTTTGGCGATGTTGGGCATTTTGCTGCCGCTGATGGGGGCCTACGGCGTGCTGCGGATGGATCGGGTCGATCGCAAGCGGCGCTGGTTTGCCGTCTATCCTTTCAGCACTTACCTGGCGTGGATCTCGGTAGCGACGATTATCAATGTGGCCTCAGCGCTGTATGACGCGGGCTGGCAGGGTGGCGGCCTCAGCGGTGAATTGTGGACGGTAATTATGATTTTGGTGAGCGCGGTAATCGGCCTTATCGTCATCTTTACCCAGCAAGATATTCCCTTCATGCTGGTGTATGTGTGGGCGTATATCGCGATCGCGGCCCGCCACACCGACACCCCCGCCATTTCATCAATGGCTTATTTAGCGACCTTTATCTTAGTGGCGACACTGATTTTGGTGCGCCTGCGATTGCCGCGTCGCCTCAAAACAGACTGA
- a CDS encoding radical SAM/SPASM domain-containing protein has translation MRQLDRLHIEVTNVCNFKCEFCPDAIMARRRGHMSFELLEKVLTEVAEQQLARIITFHLMGEPFIYPHIFEGIHSAVTKSLQLHLTTNGSTFHLFPEQIEQLVRSRVPKVTISLQTPDPHTFQLRGAPPRLASDAYFEGIVNYVQANLRSTTSPTRVHIKFLDTTPHPFLVPHKPLDIVAGKTQMVDELMTWAERLLSALPASEVDWDAIHRHLQRLRTGRWQLIPLHPKLVLETFPLDSWGNVEAGTVTPAQWGYCNGASQQAGVLYDGTVVPCCKDFEGQIPLGRVTEQPLADILTDRPACQLRQGFERLQVNHPVCQRCMGADTPLKSALRQVGSVAYFKAYSPVMRRMHKGWGEV, from the coding sequence ATGCGTCAACTTGATCGCCTGCATATTGAAGTCACGAACGTGTGCAACTTCAAATGTGAGTTTTGCCCCGACGCCATCATGGCGAGGCGGCGAGGCCATATGTCTTTTGAGCTGTTGGAAAAGGTGCTAACGGAGGTCGCCGAGCAGCAACTCGCCCGCATCATCACCTTTCATTTAATGGGGGAACCTTTCATCTATCCCCACATTTTTGAGGGCATTCACAGTGCGGTGACGAAATCGCTTCAACTGCATCTAACGACCAATGGCAGCACTTTCCATCTGTTTCCCGAGCAGATTGAGCAGCTGGTGCGATCGCGGGTGCCCAAAGTCACCATTTCCCTGCAAACACCTGACCCCCACACTTTTCAACTGCGGGGGGCTCCACCGCGACTCGCGTCAGACGCTTATTTTGAAGGCATCGTCAATTACGTGCAGGCCAATTTGCGATCTACCACCTCGCCGACCCGCGTCCACATCAAATTTTTAGACACCACGCCGCATCCCTTCCTCGTGCCCCACAAACCTCTGGATATTGTGGCAGGCAAAACCCAAATGGTGGATGAGCTCATGACCTGGGCCGAACGGTTGCTCAGCGCTCTGCCCGCAAGCGAGGTCGATTGGGACGCTATTCATCGCCACCTCCAGCGGTTACGCACGGGACGCTGGCAGTTGATTCCTCTCCATCCAAAACTGGTGCTAGAGACCTTCCCCCTCGACAGTTGGGGCAATGTGGAAGCGGGAACCGTGACGCCCGCACAATGGGGCTACTGCAATGGGGCCAGTCAACAAGCCGGCGTGCTGTATGACGGCACAGTGGTGCCCTGCTGCAAAGACTTTGAGGGACAGATTCCCCTCGGGCGCGTGACCGAGCAGCCACTGGCCGACATTCTGACTGATCGCCCGGCGTGCCAGCTCCGGCAAGGCTTTGAGCGCCTACAGGTCAACCATCCCGTGTGTCAGCGCTGCATGGGGGCCGACACGCCCCTCAAGTCAGCCCTGCGGCAGGTTGGTTCGGTGGCATATTTCAAAGCTTACAGCCCGGTAATGCGACGGATGCACAAAGGCTGGGGAGAGGTATGA
- a CDS encoding NblA/ycf18 family protein: MQFRQELPLEQQFELQVFEQQVQQLSREDAQALLVQLREAMLYQSTAFREILKESWGIEKGFEAGLGDLI; the protein is encoded by the coding sequence ATGCAATTTCGGCAAGAGCTTCCCCTTGAGCAGCAGTTTGAGCTTCAGGTCTTTGAGCAGCAGGTACAGCAACTGTCTCGTGAAGATGCTCAAGCCCTCCTCGTGCAACTGCGTGAGGCCATGCTGTATCAATCCACCGCGTTTCGCGAGATTTTGAAAGAATCGTGGGGCATTGAAAAGGGGTTTGAGGCTGGACTCGGTGACCTAATCTAG
- a CDS encoding S-layer homology domain-containing protein, which produces MAQLVLYVDSQRGQDRHSGRQPTQACKTLTQALRLRRGDTLIRLAAGRYDAANGEQFPLRMPPNCEVRGEWVSDRPTVLIEGSGPFQHPLLGAQSITCEVADGARLDSVAIANPNRQGIGLCLTAGHPQLHRVVVRQCEQFGIVALDRALPLLQDCRLEDCGQAGITFFTQSKGELQRVQVRRNRIGIWLRDAAAPLIIDCRVERCDRGIAIADMAHPVLRDNHIRQNQTYGLHLTGLGTADFGQAADPGGNIVRENGQFDIYNATQRSLLASGNDLIPPGLQGEVALIASTLPDPSAVPPRLLVQPPDFPNGASETPPPPPGDESSPIEGPLGSQRFPDMANHWAGPFVDGLVATGAIAGLPDGTFRPDRAVSRAEFAAYIAASFPDRPQRRSPRRFNDVSSSFWADGALTYAYTTGFLSGFPDGTLRPNVLITRTQAMVAVTNGLALAGGRVDDLGIYRDRAQIPSYAVDALATATRQRLVVNYPDPLVLRPVEAMTRAELSALIYQGQVALGLAARIESPFIVRPDTTQPTFGDISNHWAAEFIHGLTALNLVSGLSDGRFDPDGPMTRAQFATLITNAFAPAAIRPSMLFIDVPSDFWAAPAIQTTYRGGFMGGFPDRTFAPQNPLLRVQIWVALVNGLYGPETIAPTAAMMQFPDSDQVPQYARSQTAIALSKQFITAAPNDPRLRPNQVATRAETCVAIYQALVDQQRVPPIASSYLLALPSSRA; this is translated from the coding sequence ATGGCTCAACTTGTACTTTACGTCGACTCCCAGCGGGGGCAAGATCGTCACAGTGGTCGGCAACCGACCCAAGCTTGCAAAACGTTGACTCAAGCCCTGCGTCTGAGGCGGGGCGACACCCTCATCCGCTTGGCGGCGGGAAGGTATGACGCGGCCAATGGTGAACAGTTTCCCTTGAGGATGCCGCCAAATTGCGAAGTGCGGGGCGAATGGGTGAGCGATCGCCCAACGGTTCTGATTGAGGGCAGCGGTCCGTTTCAGCATCCACTATTGGGAGCGCAGTCGATCACCTGTGAGGTAGCTGACGGGGCACGACTCGACTCAGTGGCGATCGCCAATCCTAATCGCCAAGGCATTGGCCTATGTCTCACTGCGGGACATCCCCAATTACACCGGGTGGTGGTGCGTCAGTGTGAGCAATTCGGCATCGTCGCCCTCGATCGCGCTTTGCCCTTGTTGCAAGACTGCCGGTTAGAAGACTGCGGCCAAGCGGGAATCACCTTTTTCACCCAAAGCAAAGGCGAGTTGCAGCGGGTACAGGTGAGGCGCAATCGCATCGGCATTTGGCTCCGCGATGCGGCCGCACCGCTCATTATTGACTGTCGGGTCGAGCGCTGTGACCGGGGGATTGCGATCGCCGATATGGCCCATCCCGTCCTGCGAGACAATCACATTCGCCAAAACCAGACCTATGGCTTGCACCTCACCGGGTTAGGCACCGCGGATTTTGGTCAGGCCGCCGATCCGGGCGGGAATATCGTGCGTGAAAATGGCCAGTTTGATATCTACAACGCTACCCAGCGATCGCTGCTTGCCAGCGGCAATGACCTGATTCCGCCAGGGCTGCAAGGAGAGGTCGCGCTGATTGCCAGCACGCTACCTGACCCGAGTGCGGTACCGCCGAGGCTGCTCGTTCAGCCACCCGACTTTCCGAACGGTGCCTCGGAGACGCCACCACCGCCGCCTGGGGATGAGAGTTCCCCCATTGAGGGGCCGTTAGGTTCCCAACGCTTTCCGGATATGGCAAACCACTGGGCGGGGCCGTTTGTCGATGGATTGGTCGCCACCGGGGCGATCGCGGGCCTGCCCGATGGGACTTTTCGGCCTGATCGGGCCGTCTCGCGGGCCGAGTTTGCCGCCTACATTGCGGCAAGCTTTCCTGACCGTCCACAACGGCGATCGCCCCGCCGATTTAACGATGTGTCAAGCAGTTTTTGGGCTGATGGTGCATTAACTTACGCTTACACCACAGGCTTTCTGAGCGGTTTTCCCGATGGCACCCTACGCCCCAATGTGCTGATTACTCGCACCCAAGCGATGGTCGCGGTGACCAATGGGTTGGCACTTGCGGGGGGGCGGGTTGATGATTTGGGGATTTATCGCGATCGCGCCCAGATTCCGAGCTATGCGGTGGATGCCCTCGCCACGGCCACCCGCCAACGACTCGTGGTGAACTATCCTGACCCGCTGGTGTTGCGCCCGGTCGAAGCGATGACGCGAGCCGAGTTGTCGGCCTTAATTTATCAAGGGCAGGTGGCCCTGGGTTTAGCCGCGCGGATTGAATCCCCATTCATTGTGCGGCCTGATACGACTCAGCCCACCTTTGGTGACATTAGCAACCACTGGGCCGCTGAGTTTATCCACGGTCTTACCGCGCTCAATCTGGTCAGTGGCCTTAGTGACGGTCGCTTTGACCCCGATGGCCCGATGACGCGCGCCCAGTTTGCCACCCTGATTACGAATGCGTTTGCCCCTGCGGCCATTCGACCCAGCATGCTCTTCATCGATGTACCGTCCGATTTTTGGGCAGCGCCAGCTATCCAAACGACCTATCGGGGCGGATTCATGGGGGGCTTTCCTGACCGCACGTTTGCCCCACAAAATCCACTCCTACGAGTGCAAATTTGGGTCGCCCTTGTCAACGGTTTATATGGCCCTGAAACGATCGCCCCAACCGCCGCCATGATGCAATTCCCAGATAGCGATCAAGTGCCCCAATATGCTCGCTCACAAACGGCGATCGCTTTGAGCAAGCAGTTCATCACGGCTGCTCCAAACGATCCACGCCTGCGGCCTAACCAAGTCGCCACACGAGCTGAGACTTGCGTCGCCATTTATCAAGCCTTAGTCGATCAGCAACGGGTGCCGCCGATCGCGTCGAGCTATCTGTTGGCGCTACCCTCAAGTCGGGCTTAG
- a CDS encoding NACHT domain-containing protein: MSSDWQTFLKNIAVAKCLAPEQTETLLQKFPSPHETNTQTKVGMELGIEGSSVQARLAEIYTKFGISGKGTKTQKLQTILQTEFHQSSQPQVAEATTAAISLEQMKRSCYDLLERQKRLSTNALMAKDGIEFKPDDLFVPLGLVERRKRPRRRDIESSDQGSQLYGATEEEVTQTFQHQDFFEQVIREGNTPKSHGQRLAITGEPGAGKTTLLQRIGDWLRAHDQVPIWISLANVGAKPLREYLLEDWLRDAAGATDAAAPDWKATLEQLLKAGQVCLLLDGVDEMTIPQALRWIGEQLGEGWAASVRVVLTCRLNVWESAALPGFDVYRSLAFDYPDQVEQFIDQFFQREGACPALGQALKEELEQPGKERICDSVKNPLRLSLLCYTWELGVGELPDTKAELYRQFVEAFYTLKQREFPILPNEQETLNQALGELAREAIDQNDSRFRLRESFIQRFLPGHPQQEGSLFWQAARIGWLNHIGITADKPYEKAYSFWHPTFQEYFAVYSIQNWGYFLHHNNQVPNPLRHHAGKPCVYRIFQIQWAELIPLWFGRKDVSSSERESFISVLIEFNDGCRDIFSRKAYFLAAACTSEFASSRTQEIILELADHGLHWRKDQDFWNENLISCYQGLHSAKALTSARREDVIKLLESKLANTKTASKYEDYIRLHEANLLQDVSPENKRAQEIILEFAEKAENDAALGLIMISNLVKISPESAEAKDALLKIAKYNENSFAATMALIHFLESHYEDGGVGFLTQDLEKRQPNFVLFQIIRYVHKKDPGNQKIIRKIIELLDSCEEHIIEEIFYLFESKSFLENPEILNVLKKIVEDDEYELDGDGKGFRYEIAVISLGKVGIVDDKIESSLKLISREHWDERQRCQALFALFEMRSITQDEFSETLFNFLYSFQDASARWEVAEKLAELHPNDWRVPEQVIDWMLNPVRSWDTAFLTLVRCSSSNL, encoded by the coding sequence ATGTCTTCAGATTGGCAAACGTTTCTCAAAAATATTGCCGTTGCCAAATGTCTGGCCCCTGAGCAGACCGAGACTTTACTGCAAAAGTTTCCCTCGCCACACGAGACGAATACGCAAACCAAGGTTGGGATGGAACTGGGCATTGAGGGCAGTTCAGTTCAAGCAAGACTGGCAGAGATATACACGAAGTTTGGGATATCGGGAAAAGGGACGAAAACCCAGAAACTGCAAACCATCTTGCAAACAGAGTTTCACCAAAGTTCTCAACCTCAAGTCGCTGAAGCGACGACCGCGGCAATTTCACTGGAGCAAATGAAGCGATCGTGTTACGACCTGCTGGAACGGCAAAAGCGCTTGAGTACGAACGCTTTGATGGCGAAGGATGGCATTGAGTTTAAGCCGGATGACTTGTTTGTACCATTGGGATTGGTAGAGCGGCGAAAACGCCCCAGACGACGAGATATCGAATCATCTGACCAGGGCTCGCAACTCTACGGGGCTACAGAAGAGGAAGTCACACAAACGTTTCAACATCAGGACTTTTTTGAGCAGGTGATTCGAGAGGGGAACACCCCCAAGAGTCACGGTCAGCGGTTGGCCATCACGGGTGAACCGGGAGCAGGCAAAACCACGCTGTTGCAGAGGATTGGGGATTGGCTACGGGCGCACGATCAGGTGCCAATCTGGATTTCGCTGGCGAATGTAGGTGCAAAACCCCTGCGGGAATATTTGCTGGAAGACTGGTTACGGGATGCGGCTGGCGCAACTGACGCGGCTGCCCCTGACTGGAAGGCCACACTGGAGCAACTGTTAAAGGCAGGGCAGGTGTGTCTGCTGCTGGATGGGGTAGACGAAATGACCATACCCCAGGCACTACGGTGGATTGGCGAACAGCTTGGGGAAGGCTGGGCGGCATCGGTGCGGGTGGTGCTGACCTGTCGGCTGAATGTATGGGAAAGTGCCGCCCTTCCTGGCTTTGATGTTTATCGCAGTCTGGCTTTCGACTATCCCGATCAGGTTGAGCAATTTATCGATCAGTTTTTCCAGCGCGAGGGGGCTTGTCCGGCTTTGGGCCAAGCACTGAAAGAAGAACTGGAACAACCGGGTAAGGAGCGGATTTGCGACTCGGTCAAGAACCCTTTGCGGTTATCGTTGCTTTGCTACACCTGGGAGTTGGGGGTTGGCGAGCTGCCTGACACCAAAGCCGAACTCTATCGGCAATTTGTGGAGGCGTTTTATACGCTGAAACAGCGAGAGTTTCCCATCTTGCCAAATGAGCAAGAAACACTAAATCAAGCTCTAGGGGAGCTAGCACGAGAAGCGATCGACCAAAATGACTCACGATTTCGTCTGCGAGAAAGCTTTATCCAACGTTTTTTGCCTGGTCATCCCCAACAAGAAGGTTCCTTGTTTTGGCAAGCTGCTCGGATTGGTTGGTTAAATCATATTGGTATAACTGCCGACAAGCCTTATGAAAAAGCCTACTCTTTCTGGCATCCTACCTTTCAGGAATATTTTGCAGTATATTCAATTCAAAATTGGGGCTATTTCCTTCATCACAATAATCAAGTCCCCAATCCGCTAAGGCACCATGCTGGCAAACCTTGTGTATATCGAATATTTCAAATACAGTGGGCAGAACTTATTCCTCTGTGGTTCGGAAGAAAAGATGTCAGCTCTTCCGAAAGAGAATCTTTCATTTCTGTCCTGATTGAATTCAATGATGGATGCAGAGATATCTTCTCCCGAAAAGCTTATTTTCTGGCTGCGGCATGCACATCAGAATTTGCATCTTCTAGAACACAAGAAATAATCTTAGAATTGGCAGATCACGGCCTACATTGGAGAAAAGATCAAGATTTCTGGAATGAAAATCTTATTAGCTGCTATCAAGGACTTCATTCTGCTAAAGCGCTGACAAGTGCTAGGCGAGAAGATGTGATCAAACTACTTGAAAGTAAATTGGCAAATACAAAAACAGCTTCAAAGTATGAAGACTACATCAGGCTTCATGAAGCCAATCTACTCCAAGATGTTTCTCCAGAAAACAAGAGAGCACAAGAAATAATTTTAGAGTTTGCAGAGAAGGCTGAGAACGATGCAGCTTTAGGTCTTATTATGATATCAAATTTGGTGAAAATATCACCTGAAAGCGCTGAAGCTAAAGATGCATTATTAAAAATAGCGAAGTACAATGAAAATTCTTTTGCAGCAACAATGGCGCTGATACATTTCCTCGAGTCTCATTATGAGGATGGAGGAGTTGGTTTCCTAACTCAAGATTTAGAGAAAAGACAGCCAAACTTTGTTCTCTTTCAAATCATTCGATATGTTCACAAAAAAGATCCTGGCAATCAAAAGATAATTCGAAAAATCATTGAATTGCTTGATTCTTGTGAAGAACACATTATTGAAGAGATATTTTATCTGTTTGAGAGTAAAAGTTTTTTGGAAAATCCTGAGATTCTGAATGTCCTTAAGAAGATAGTTGAAGATGATGAATATGAACTGGATGGAGATGGGAAGGGTTTTCGTTATGAAATTGCGGTCATCTCCCTTGGCAAGGTTGGAATTGTTGACGATAAGATAGAGAGCTCATTGAAGCTAATCTCAAGAGAGCACTGGGATGAGAGACAACGTTGTCAAGCCTTATTTGCTCTATTTGAAATGAGATCTATTACTCAAGATGAATTTTCCGAAACCTTGTTCAATTTCTTGTATTCTTTCCAAGATGCATCAGCAAGGTGGGAAGTTGCTGAAAAGCTGGCAGAGTTACATCCAAACGATTGGAGGGTTCCAGAGCAAGTTATAGATTGGATGCTAAATCCTGTACGTTCTTGGGATACAGCATTTCTCACTCTAGTGAGGTGCAGTAGCAGCAATTTGTAA
- a CDS encoding phospholipase D-like domain-containing protein — translation MQNHSNFTSSVSDPHPLALIRDILIQANALVDHHGIEALAIALNQPRPTSELVWGRSGSRALLYETLAQAKERVIIVCPWLTRQSLNDDLLLRLRAKLDQQCRIEIGWGYGHDIGSTIQIRNGSWFINARGNARCRYNALPKLCELRKHYPDLLTLKLLGTHEKFWVCDQQFAFVGNHNVLSSNVLSLNVPHVNREVGIRTAEPDVIAELIQGFEGAIDLAQLHYRDSHTA, via the coding sequence ATGCAGAACCATTCGAATTTCACCTCTTCGGTTTCTGACCCTCACCCTCTGGCATTGATTCGCGACATTTTGATACAGGCCAATGCGTTGGTGGATCATCATGGAATCGAGGCGTTAGCGATCGCCCTCAATCAGCCGCGACCGACCTCTGAACTGGTTTGGGGGCGATCGGGCAGTCGAGCACTGCTGTACGAAACTTTAGCCCAGGCCAAAGAACGGGTGATCATTGTCTGTCCCTGGCTGACCCGCCAGAGTTTGAATGATGACTTGCTGTTGCGCCTCCGTGCCAAGCTGGATCAACAGTGCCGGATTGAGATTGGCTGGGGTTACGGACACGACATTGGCAGCACGATTCAGATTCGGAATGGTTCGTGGTTCATCAATGCCCGTGGGAATGCTAGATGTCGATACAATGCTTTGCCCAAGCTGTGTGAATTGCGGAAACACTATCCCGATTTACTAACGCTCAAGCTGTTGGGCACCCATGAAAAGTTTTGGGTCTGTGACCAGCAATTTGCGTTTGTGGGCAATCATAATGTGTTGAGTTCTAATGTACTGAGTTTGAACGTGCCTCATGTCAACCGGGAGGTGGGCATTCGGACGGCAGAACCTGATGTGATTGCTGAACTCATTCAGGGATTTGAGGGGGCGATCGATCTGGCTCAACTCCATTATCGTGATTCGCACACCGCCTAA
- a CDS encoding DUF72 domain-containing protein, translating to MWAFKAWVGDFYPAGAKSGDFLRLYGDRFTTVEGNTTFYSIPDAATVDRWADQTPDTFRFCPKIPRLYSHSGALMPHFEQTLAFLQTLQRLGPRLGPMFLQLPPSYGPDRFTDLRDFLTAWPREVAPISVEVRHLAWFEKLHAHRLNDTLRQLGVGRVLLDTRTMYDGQEDGLPDPQLTSERRKPKVPLQHITTADFTLVRYISHPDLNFNEPYILQWVPRLVEWLRQGQTVYLFIHCPDEARSPALARYFYETLKGAYPDLPTLPWDSVKPPDAQLSLF from the coding sequence GTGTGGGCGTTTAAAGCATGGGTGGGCGACTTTTATCCCGCTGGAGCCAAATCCGGGGACTTTTTGCGGCTGTATGGCGATCGCTTCACCACCGTCGAAGGCAACACCACGTTTTACTCCATTCCCGACGCCGCTACCGTTGATCGCTGGGCTGACCAAACGCCAGACACCTTCCGCTTTTGTCCCAAAATTCCCCGCCTCTATTCCCACAGTGGCGCGTTGATGCCCCATTTTGAGCAGACGCTGGCATTTCTCCAAACCTTGCAGCGGTTGGGGCCGCGCCTCGGTCCGATGTTTTTGCAATTGCCGCCGAGCTATGGTCCGGATCGCTTCACTGATCTGCGGGACTTTTTGACCGCGTGGCCCCGCGAGGTTGCGCCGATTTCGGTAGAAGTGCGTCATTTGGCCTGGTTCGAAAAGCTGCACGCTCATCGGCTGAACGATACGCTGCGGCAGCTGGGAGTTGGGCGCGTGCTGCTCGACACGCGCACCATGTACGACGGCCAGGAAGATGGCCTGCCCGATCCGCAGTTGACTTCAGAACGGCGCAAACCCAAAGTGCCGCTACAGCACATTACCACCGCCGATTTCACCCTCGTGCGCTACATCAGCCATCCTGATTTAAATTTCAACGAACCCTACATTTTGCAGTGGGTGCCGCGCCTGGTGGAATGGTTGCGCCAGGGCCAAACGGTCTATCTGTTCATTCACTGTCCTGATGAAGCGCGATCGCCCGCCCTTGCCCGCTACTTTTACGAAACGCTCAAAGGGGCGTATCCTGACCTGCCCACGCTGCCTTGGGACTCGGTGAAACCGCCCGATGCGCAACTCAGTCTGTTTTGA